The following are encoded together in the Adhaeribacter arboris genome:
- a CDS encoding heavy metal translocating P-type ATPase produces METRIQPSPTSVEKDNDKNKEIMLPVTGMTCAACAGSVESMVAGIPGVKKASVNYATQNLQVVYNSKKVRLSELRKAVKSIGYDLIIDAENAREKQEQAQQNHYQSLKKKLLFAALLTASMATVGLFFIHLPYSNWIMMALCAPILFLFGRNFFGNAYKQARHGRANMDTLVALSTGTAFSFSVFNTLFPEFWQARGLQPHVYYEVAAMIIVFILLGKLLEERAKSNTSSAIKKLIGLQPKTVWLIENDQEREVPIADIQPGQLLLVRPGEKIPVDGQLAFGSSFVDESMISGEPVPIAKQVGDKVFAGTINQKGSFRFIAQKVGSDTLLAQIIKLVQQAQGSKAPVQKLVDKIAGIFVPVVVGLALLSFIMWLVLGGTNGFTQGLLAFVTVLVIACPCALGLATPTAIMVGVGKGAESGILIKDAESLEQAHRLNALVLDKTGTITEGKPVVSNLIWAQETLARQTELKSILLTLEQQSEHPLAEAIVRYLREKSVSTLPLTDFNSVTGQGLQADFGGRTYRIGSLPFMVAEKIHLSTEFSDLADTWAEAAQTIIFLAEEQQVVAILSIADKVKETSAKAIQTLQEQGLTVYMLTGDNTRTAASVARQVGITHFQAEVMPSDKADFVKKLQSQGKIVGMVGDGINDSQALAQADVSIAMGKGSDIAIDVAKMTLITSDLQLLPKAIKLSRQTVQAIRQNLFWAFIYNLIGIPVAAGILYPAFGFLLSPMIAGAAMALSSVSVVTNSLRLKAKKF; encoded by the coding sequence ATGGAAACAAGGATTCAACCTTCACCAACTTCCGTGGAAAAGGATAATGATAAAAATAAAGAAATAATGCTACCCGTTACCGGCATGACCTGCGCTGCCTGCGCCGGAAGTGTGGAGTCCATGGTAGCTGGTATACCAGGAGTAAAAAAAGCCAGCGTTAACTATGCTACCCAGAATTTACAAGTTGTTTATAATTCCAAAAAAGTTCGGTTATCTGAGTTGCGAAAAGCTGTTAAATCCATTGGGTACGACTTAATTATAGATGCTGAGAATGCTCGGGAAAAGCAAGAACAAGCCCAACAAAATCATTATCAATCGCTCAAAAAGAAATTATTATTTGCTGCTTTACTTACTGCTTCTATGGCAACCGTAGGCCTGTTTTTCATTCATTTGCCTTACAGTAATTGGATAATGATGGCACTTTGTGCTCCCATTCTATTCCTATTTGGCCGAAACTTTTTTGGGAACGCTTACAAGCAAGCCCGTCACGGAAGAGCCAACATGGATACCTTAGTAGCTTTAAGTACGGGAACCGCTTTTAGCTTTAGTGTTTTCAATACCTTATTTCCAGAGTTTTGGCAAGCCCGTGGTTTGCAGCCGCACGTTTATTACGAGGTTGCTGCCATGATAATTGTGTTTATTTTGCTAGGTAAATTATTGGAAGAACGCGCAAAATCGAACACCTCCTCCGCTATTAAAAAATTAATTGGCTTGCAGCCGAAAACAGTTTGGTTAATAGAAAACGACCAGGAACGCGAAGTACCTATTGCCGATATTCAGCCTGGTCAATTATTGCTGGTACGTCCGGGGGAGAAAATTCCCGTTGATGGCCAACTTGCTTTTGGCTCTTCCTTTGTGGATGAATCTATGATTAGCGGGGAACCCGTACCCATTGCCAAACAAGTGGGAGATAAAGTATTTGCCGGCACCATTAATCAAAAAGGCAGTTTCCGGTTTATTGCTCAAAAAGTAGGCAGTGATACTTTACTGGCTCAAATTATTAAACTAGTACAACAAGCCCAGGGTTCCAAGGCCCCGGTACAAAAACTGGTAGATAAAATTGCCGGAATTTTTGTTCCGGTGGTAGTTGGATTAGCTTTGCTTAGCTTTATTATGTGGTTGGTCTTAGGTGGCACCAATGGTTTTACCCAAGGGTTATTGGCTTTTGTTACCGTTCTGGTAATAGCTTGCCCTTGTGCTTTAGGTTTAGCAACCCCTACTGCTATTATGGTGGGCGTAGGCAAAGGAGCAGAATCAGGAATTTTAATAAAAGATGCTGAAAGTTTAGAACAAGCGCACCGATTGAATGCCTTGGTTTTAGATAAAACCGGCACTATTACCGAAGGCAAACCAGTTGTTAGTAACTTAATTTGGGCTCAAGAAACTCTTGCCCGGCAAACAGAGTTAAAATCCATTTTGCTCACCCTGGAACAGCAATCGGAACACCCTTTAGCCGAAGCTATTGTGCGTTACCTGCGCGAGAAATCGGTTTCAACCCTTCCTCTAACTGATTTTAATAGTGTTACGGGTCAAGGATTACAGGCCGATTTTGGAGGCAGAACTTATCGTATTGGTAGTTTGCCTTTTATGGTAGCAGAAAAAATTCATCTTTCTACTGAGTTTTCGGATTTAGCTGATACCTGGGCCGAAGCGGCACAAACCATAATTTTCTTGGCCGAAGAACAGCAAGTAGTGGCAATTCTTTCAATCGCCGATAAGGTAAAAGAAACTTCTGCGAAGGCTATTCAAACTTTACAGGAACAAGGCCTAACGGTGTACATGCTCACCGGCGATAATACCCGGACCGCAGCTTCGGTAGCTCGACAGGTAGGTATTACTCATTTCCAGGCGGAAGTGATGCCCAGCGATAAAGCCGACTTTGTTAAAAAACTGCAAAGCCAGGGTAAAATAGTGGGTATGGTAGGTGATGGTATTAACGATTCGCAAGCCCTGGCTCAAGCTGATGTAAGTATTGCGATGGGCAAAGGTTCGGATATTGCTATTGATGTCGCTAAGATGACCCTTATTACTTCGGATTTACAATTACTACCGAAAGCCATAAAATTGTCCCGGCAAACCGTACAAGCCATTCGGCAAAATTTATTCTGGGCGTTTATTTATAATTTGATTGGTATTCCGGTAGCAGCGGGTATTCTTTATCCGGCCTTTGGCTTTCTGCTGAGCCCCATGATTGCCGGAGCGGCTATGGCTTTAAGTTCGGTATCGGTAGTAACTAATAGCCTGAGGTTGAAAGCGAAAAAGTTTTAA
- a CDS encoding sialidase family protein translates to MKNRKYSFLAVCLALSASCIFLSFKNKKVAPEIVTVSTFGKQPAVAVDPNNTIKVVFGQAEEIFYTTSTNNGETFTPPQKIGKQKQLALGMTRGPQLTTTKDYTVIAAADPTGKIMVYQLKNKSNQWGKPVNLLDQDTTAKEGFVALASGKDNTVHAVWLDLRLGKKNNIFTASSKDGGKTWSKNKLAYTSPEGGICPCCRPSITADAKGNVYIMFRNELEGSRDMYLVTSTDNGQTFGPAKKLGMGTWVLKACPMDGGALALNKQGKLGTTWRRENTVYYAEPGAMERKVGEGRASSLVKNAKGNYLVWQHGNQIMALAPGKLSPEEIGTGTYPRLAALTNQQVLGIWESEGKILARILP, encoded by the coding sequence ATGAAAAATCGGAAGTACTCTTTTTTAGCTGTTTGTTTAGCTCTCTCAGCTTCGTGTATATTCTTAAGTTTTAAAAATAAAAAAGTAGCACCGGAAATTGTTACGGTAAGCACATTTGGCAAACAACCAGCCGTGGCAGTTGATCCAAACAACACCATTAAAGTAGTATTCGGCCAGGCCGAAGAAATATTTTATACTACTTCCACTAATAATGGTGAGACCTTCACCCCTCCCCAAAAAATAGGAAAACAAAAGCAATTGGCATTAGGTATGACACGTGGTCCTCAGTTAACAACTACGAAAGATTATACGGTGATTGCCGCTGCCGACCCTACCGGCAAAATAATGGTATACCAGTTAAAGAATAAATCAAATCAATGGGGCAAGCCCGTTAACTTACTAGACCAGGATACCACCGCTAAAGAAGGATTTGTAGCTTTAGCTTCCGGAAAAGATAATACCGTACACGCCGTTTGGCTGGATTTACGATTAGGTAAGAAAAACAATATTTTCACTGCTTCTTCCAAAGATGGGGGTAAAACCTGGTCAAAAAATAAACTGGCATATACTTCGCCCGAAGGAGGAATTTGCCCTTGCTGCCGGCCTTCTATTACTGCCGATGCCAAAGGGAATGTGTATATAATGTTCCGTAATGAATTAGAGGGTTCCCGGGATATGTACCTGGTAACTTCTACCGATAACGGACAAACCTTTGGTCCGGCTAAAAAACTAGGTATGGGTACCTGGGTATTAAAAGCCTGCCCGATGGATGGTGGAGCTTTAGCTTTAAACAAACAAGGCAAACTGGGTACAACTTGGCGGCGGGAAAACACGGTTTATTACGCGGAACCCGGTGCTATGGAAAGAAAAGTGGGAGAAGGCCGGGCCAGTTCTTTAGTGAAAAACGCAAAAGGTAATTATCTGGTTTGGCAGCACGGTAACCAGATTATGGCCTTAGCTCCGGGAAAACTAAGTCCGGAGGAAATAGGTACAGGCACTTATCCGCGTTTGGCCGCTTTAACTAATCAACAAGTTTTAGGTATTTGGGAATCGGAAGGAAAAATTCTGGCGAGGATTTTACCGTAA
- a CDS encoding transglutaminase-like domain-containing protein, translating into MKFQVNSEIQYQVLQPSTFILDIHALRTSTQTILEESLVVDPYLRVEEFSSAQNANRFIRLEVVEPMNFKITYKATVDTLTRVIDQKQEKGVVPVVQLDGDIIPYLFPSRYCQSDKLQRLANNKFGKVENTFAKVVAITDWIYENVEYLSGSTDSQTSAYDTVTERAGVCRDFAHLGIALCRALSIPARYFTAYAYNLNPPDFHACFEAYIGGHWIIFDATKLAPLNGLVKIANGRDAADAAVASIFGNVVCQSMQVSSEVLEENFEPFFYDSKELKALSYE; encoded by the coding sequence ATGAAATTTCAGGTTAATAGCGAAATACAATACCAGGTGCTGCAACCCAGCACCTTCATTTTAGATATTCATGCTCTCCGGACTTCCACGCAAACAATATTGGAAGAGTCGTTGGTGGTAGATCCCTATCTCCGGGTAGAAGAGTTTAGTTCGGCTCAAAACGCCAACCGCTTTATCCGGCTGGAGGTGGTGGAGCCCATGAATTTTAAAATAACTTATAAAGCCACCGTGGATACCCTAACTCGGGTCATCGATCAAAAGCAAGAAAAAGGAGTTGTTCCGGTAGTGCAGTTAGACGGAGACATTATTCCATATTTGTTCCCGAGCCGGTATTGTCAATCGGATAAGTTACAGCGGCTGGCGAATAACAAATTCGGAAAAGTTGAAAATACCTTTGCCAAAGTAGTAGCCATTACGGATTGGATTTACGAGAATGTGGAGTATTTAAGCGGCAGCACCGATTCGCAAACGTCTGCCTACGATACCGTTACCGAACGGGCGGGGGTTTGCCGCGACTTCGCGCATTTGGGTATTGCTTTGTGCCGGGCACTATCTATTCCGGCTCGTTATTTTACGGCTTACGCCTATAACCTGAACCCACCCGATTTTCACGCCTGTTTCGAAGCTTACATTGGTGGACATTGGATTATTTTTGATGCTACTAAACTGGCGCCGCTGAATGGTTTGGTTAAGATTGCCAATGGCCGCGATGCCGCCGATGCCGCAGTGGCCAGTATTTTCGGCAATGTTGTTTGCCAATCTATGCAGGTAAGCAGCGAAGTTTTGGAAGAAAACTTTGAACCTTTTTTCTACGATAGTAAGGAATTAAAAGCATTATCTTATGAGTAA
- a CDS encoding peptidase, with protein MTYCLGIKVKEGLVALADTRITAGTNTTVKKKIFVNQKENHSLFIMTSGLRSVRDKAILYFQELLEEGAVYNKLYKAVSAFGEQVKRVATEDKAALESAGFKFNLNTIVGGQLRDDAEHKLFLLYSEGNWVELDESAPYIIIGNSGQGKAILNRVLHADSTMKQALKAGFLSFDSTRVSNNDVEFPIDVVLYKKDSFSLVDYRYEQKDLGEISEIWAQKLKSALDAIPEEWMELAFDKMPQIENQAG; from the coding sequence ATGACTTACTGTTTAGGGATTAAGGTGAAAGAAGGATTAGTAGCCCTTGCGGATACCCGTATTACTGCCGGAACCAATACCACCGTTAAAAAAAAGATATTTGTTAACCAAAAAGAAAATCACTCGCTTTTTATAATGACCAGTGGCCTTCGTTCGGTGCGCGATAAAGCCATTCTTTATTTTCAAGAATTGCTCGAAGAAGGAGCCGTATACAACAAGCTATACAAAGCAGTTAGCGCCTTCGGGGAACAGGTTAAAAGAGTTGCCACGGAAGATAAAGCGGCTTTAGAAAGTGCCGGCTTTAAATTTAACTTAAATACTATTGTGGGTGGTCAGCTGCGGGACGACGCGGAACATAAATTGTTTTTGCTGTACTCCGAAGGAAATTGGGTGGAGTTAGACGAAAGCGCTCCTTATATAATCATTGGAAATTCTGGTCAGGGAAAAGCCATATTAAACCGGGTATTACATGCCGACAGCACCATGAAGCAAGCCTTAAAAGCCGGTTTTCTTTCTTTTGATTCTACGCGGGTGAGCAACAACGACGTGGAATTTCCGATAGACGTTGTTTTATACAAAAAAGATAGTTTTTCATTGGTAGATTATCGTTATGAGCAAAAAGACTTAGGAGAAATTTCCGAGATTTGGGCCCAAAAATTAAAATCAGCTTTAGATGCCATACCGGAAGAATGGATGGAATTGGCCTTTGATAAAATGCCTCAAATTGAAAATCAAGCCGGATGA
- a CDS encoding GMC family oxidoreductase, whose product MAFQIKKKGELYDVVIVGSGAGGGMAAKTLTEAGLKVALLEAGPDYDPANPGQQTQLMWPYQSPRRGANTTRAFGDFDGAYGGWEIDGEPYTRQEGTEFDWFRSRMIGGRTNHWGRISLRFGPHDFKRGSIDGLGDDWPIGYEDLKPYYDRVDKMVGVFGTNENLPNDPDGYFLPPPKPRLHELMIKKAATSIGIPVIPARLSMLTRPVNKDRGACFFCSQCGRGCSVHADFAASTVLVKPARKTGNVDLYVNAMAREVLTDKNGLATGVLYTDKTDLQEYQVNGKVVILAASACESARLLLNSKSAQHPNGLANSSGVVGKYLHDSTGASRSAFVPKLMDRKRYNEDGVGGMHLYVPWWLEGNKKLNFSRGYHIELGGGLGMPSYGFGSGIERLNGKYPSKDGKVKAAGGYGASLKNDYRRFYGANVGFSGRGESVPREYNRCEIDPNVVDKYGIPVLKFSYKWTDQEINQAKHMQDTFEEIIHAMGAIPNGEKPGADEQYGLAAPGRIIHEVGTVRMGNNPSKSALNKNCQAHEVKNLFVVDGGPFVSQADKNPTWTIMALSMRASEFIIDNLKKQNI is encoded by the coding sequence ATGGCATTTCAAATTAAAAAGAAAGGCGAATTATACGACGTTGTCATTGTAGGCTCGGGAGCCGGCGGCGGCATGGCCGCTAAAACCCTCACCGAAGCAGGTCTGAAAGTAGCTTTATTAGAAGCCGGTCCGGATTACGATCCTGCCAATCCGGGTCAGCAAACGCAATTAATGTGGCCTTACCAGTCGCCGCGGCGGGGTGCCAACACCACGCGGGCTTTTGGCGATTTTGATGGTGCTTACGGAGGATGGGAAATCGATGGTGAGCCTTATACGCGCCAGGAAGGAACGGAATTTGACTGGTTCCGTTCCCGGATGATTGGGGGCCGGACGAATCACTGGGGGCGAATTTCTTTGCGTTTTGGGCCGCATGATTTTAAACGGGGCAGCATAGACGGATTGGGTGATGACTGGCCGATTGGTTACGAAGATTTAAAGCCGTACTACGATCGGGTAGATAAAATGGTGGGAGTATTTGGTACCAACGAAAATTTACCGAATGATCCGGATGGTTATTTTCTGCCGCCTCCCAAACCACGTTTACACGAACTAATGATCAAAAAAGCGGCTACCAGCATTGGTATTCCCGTTATTCCGGCAAGATTATCTATGTTAACCCGGCCGGTAAACAAAGACCGGGGTGCTTGTTTCTTTTGTTCGCAGTGCGGTCGTGGTTGTTCGGTTCACGCGGACTTTGCGGCCTCTACCGTATTAGTAAAACCTGCCCGCAAAACCGGCAATGTAGATTTGTATGTAAACGCCATGGCCCGAGAAGTTTTAACGGATAAAAACGGCTTGGCAACGGGCGTTTTATACACCGATAAAACCGATTTACAGGAATACCAGGTAAACGGCAAAGTAGTAATTTTAGCGGCCAGCGCCTGCGAGTCGGCCCGGCTTTTACTTAATTCCAAATCAGCCCAGCACCCGAACGGATTGGCGAACTCCAGCGGCGTGGTAGGAAAATATTTGCATGATTCTACCGGCGCCTCACGCAGTGCGTTTGTACCTAAATTAATGGACCGCAAGCGTTACAACGAAGACGGAGTGGGAGGCATGCACTTATATGTTCCGTGGTGGCTCGAAGGAAATAAAAAATTGAATTTTTCCCGGGGTTACCACATCGAATTAGGTGGTGGTTTGGGAATGCCTTCCTATGGTTTTGGTTCCGGCATTGAGCGTTTAAATGGTAAATACCCGAGCAAAGACGGCAAAGTAAAAGCGGCCGGTGGTTACGGCGCTTCATTAAAAAATGATTACCGTCGTTTTTATGGCGCGAACGTTGGTTTCTCCGGACGGGGCGAAAGTGTGCCGCGCGAATATAACCGCTGCGAAATTGACCCGAACGTAGTAGATAAATACGGTATACCGGTGCTTAAATTCAGTTATAAATGGACCGATCAGGAAATCAACCAAGCCAAACACATGCAGGATACTTTCGAAGAAATTATTCACGCCATGGGTGCCATACCAAACGGGGAAAAACCGGGCGCGGATGAGCAATACGGTTTAGCGGCTCCCGGCCGGATTATTCACGAAGTAGGAACGGTACGGATGGGCAATAACCCGAGTAAATCGGCCTTGAACAAAAACTGTCAGGCGCACGAAGTAAAGAACTTATTTGTGGTAGATGGTGGTCCGTTTGTGTCGCAGGCCGATAAAAACCCGACTTGGACGATTATGGCCTTATCGATGCGGGCTTCCGAATTTATTATTGATAATCTTAAAAAGCAGAATATCTAG